The Henckelia pumila isolate YLH828 chromosome 2, ASM3356847v2, whole genome shotgun sequence genome includes a window with the following:
- the LOC140880618 gene encoding succinate-semialdehyde dehydrogenase, mitochondrial isoform X2: MSWTRMCVSTVCRRFAIGFISPRISTASQPYYPFRVVCRQMGSDTKAISVKLNGSGLIRSHGLIGGKWTEAYDGKTLEVLNPATGDVITTVPFMAGRETNDAIASAQEAFASWSKLTATERSKRLRKWFDLLISHKEELGQIVTLEQGKPLKEAVGEVTYAANFIEFYAEEAKRVYGDIIPTTSADRRFFILKQPIGVVGLITPWNFPIAMITRKVAPALACGCTVVIKPSELTPLTALAAAELSIQAGIPPGVVNVVMGDAPAIGEALLASTQVKTISFTGSTAVGKKLMAGAAATVKKVSLELGGNAPCIIFDDADIEVAVKGTLAAKFRNTGQTCICANRVLVQEGIYDKFADAFANAVKNLKMGNGFEEGVVLGPLINDAALQKVETLVKDAVSKGAKILAGGNRHSLGMTFYEPTVIADVKNEMRISSEEVFGPVAPLLKFKTEEEAIHVANDTDAGLASYIFTSNVQRSWRVAEALEYGIVGVNEGLVSTEVTPHGGMKQSGLGREGSKYGMEEYLEIKYVCLGNLI, from the exons ATGAGCTGGACTCGCATGTGCGTATCCACAGTGTGTAGGCGATTTGCCATCGGTTTTATTTCTCCACGCATCTCTACTGCTTCGCAGCCATATTACCCCTTTCGTGTGGTGTGTAGACAG ATGGGTTCCGATACGAAGGCTATCTCTGTTAAGCTGAACGGTTCAGGACTCATCCGAAGTCATGGACTTATTGGTGGGAAATGGACTGAAGCATACGATGGGAAAACACTAGAG GTCCTTAACCCTGCAACTGGTGACGTCATAACAACTGTTCCGTTCATGGCTGGACGGGAGACAAATGATGCCATTGCTTCAGCGCAGGAAGCATTTGCCT CTTGGAGCAAGCTAACTGCTACAGAGAGGAGCAAACGTTTAAGAAAATGGTTTGATTTACTAATATCTCACAAAGAAGAGCTTGGGCAAATTGTGACCCTAGAGCAAGGGAAGCCCTTAAAAGAGGCCGTTGGTGAG GTTACCTATGCGGCAAATTTTATTGAATTCTATGCCGAGGAGGCTAAACGTGTGTATGGAGACATAATTCCAACAACGTCCGCAGATCGTCGATTCTTCATTTTAAAGCAG CCGATTGGGGTGGTTGGGTTGATTACACCCTGGAATTTTCCTATAGCCATGATTACACGGAAG GTTGCCCCTGCCCTTGCTTGTGGATGTACCGTTGTCATAAAACCATCTGAACTGACACCACTGACTGCACTGGCAGCTGCAGAACTATCCATTCAAGCTGGGATACCACCG GGTGTTGTGAATGTGGTGATGGGAGATGCACCTGCTATTGGAGAGGCTTTACTTGCCAGTACCCAG GTTAAAACGATCTCTTTCACTGGTTCCACAGCTGTTGGGAAAAAATTGATGGCAGGAGCTGCTGCGACTGTGAAAAAG GTCTCTCTCGAACTTGGTGGCAATGCTCCTTGCATAATTTTTGATGACGCAGATATTGAAGTTGCCGTAAAAGGAACT CTGGCAGCAAAATTCCGTAACACTGGACAAACATGTATTTGTGCAAATAGAGTTCTTGTACAAGAAG GGATATATGACAAGTTTGCAGATGCCTTTGCCAATGCGGTCAAGAATTTGAAAATGGGGAATGGATTTGAGGAAGGTGTTGTGCTG GGCCCTCTGATAAATGATGCTGCATTACAAAAG GTCGAAACACTGGTGAAAGATGCTGTCTCAAAG GGAGCCAAAATCCTCGCCGGTGGCAACAGACACAGTCTTGGAATGACCTTTTATGAGCCGACAGTTATAGCTGATGTAAAAAATGAGATGCGCATATCCAG TGAGGAAGTATTCGGACCCGTTGCACCTCTTCTGAAATTTAAGACCGAAGAAGAAGCCATCCATGTTGCCAATGACACTGATGCTG GTTTGGCTTCGTATATCTTTACGTCAAATGTTCAACGTTCTTGGCGTGTTGCTGAAGCTCTTGAATATGGAATTGTCGGAGTTAATGAAGGACTAGTCTCAACTGAG GTGACTCCACATGGAGGTATGAAACAATCAGGTCTTGGCCGTGAAGGATCAAAGTATGGGATGGAGGAATATCTTGAG ATAAAATATGTCTGCTTGGGCAACTTGATTTGA
- the LOC140880618 gene encoding succinate-semialdehyde dehydrogenase, mitochondrial isoform X1, with translation MGSDTKAISVKLNGSGLIRSHGLIGGKWTEAYDGKTLEVLNPATGDVITTVPFMAGRETNDAIASAQEAFASWSKLTATERSKRLRKWFDLLISHKEELGQIVTLEQGKPLKEAVGEVTYAANFIEFYAEEAKRVYGDIIPTTSADRRFFILKQPIGVVGLITPWNFPIAMITRKVAPALACGCTVVIKPSELTPLTALAAAELSIQAGIPPGVVNVVMGDAPAIGEALLASTQVKTISFTGSTAVGKKLMAGAAATVKKVSLELGGNAPCIIFDDADIEVAVKGTLAAKFRNTGQTCICANRVLVQEGIYDKFADAFANAVKNLKMGNGFEEGVVLGPLINDAALQKVETLVKDAVSKGAKILAGGNRHSLGMTFYEPTVIADVKNEMRISSEEVFGPVAPLLKFKTEEEAIHVANDTDAGLASYIFTSNVQRSWRVAEALEYGIVGVNEGLVSTEVTPHGGMKQSGLGREGSKYGMEEYLEIKYVCLGNLI, from the exons ATGGGTTCCGATACGAAGGCTATCTCTGTTAAGCTGAACGGTTCAGGACTCATCCGAAGTCATGGACTTATTGGTGGGAAATGGACTGAAGCATACGATGGGAAAACACTAGAG GTCCTTAACCCTGCAACTGGTGACGTCATAACAACTGTTCCGTTCATGGCTGGACGGGAGACAAATGATGCCATTGCTTCAGCGCAGGAAGCATTTGCCT CTTGGAGCAAGCTAACTGCTACAGAGAGGAGCAAACGTTTAAGAAAATGGTTTGATTTACTAATATCTCACAAAGAAGAGCTTGGGCAAATTGTGACCCTAGAGCAAGGGAAGCCCTTAAAAGAGGCCGTTGGTGAG GTTACCTATGCGGCAAATTTTATTGAATTCTATGCCGAGGAGGCTAAACGTGTGTATGGAGACATAATTCCAACAACGTCCGCAGATCGTCGATTCTTCATTTTAAAGCAG CCGATTGGGGTGGTTGGGTTGATTACACCCTGGAATTTTCCTATAGCCATGATTACACGGAAG GTTGCCCCTGCCCTTGCTTGTGGATGTACCGTTGTCATAAAACCATCTGAACTGACACCACTGACTGCACTGGCAGCTGCAGAACTATCCATTCAAGCTGGGATACCACCG GGTGTTGTGAATGTGGTGATGGGAGATGCACCTGCTATTGGAGAGGCTTTACTTGCCAGTACCCAG GTTAAAACGATCTCTTTCACTGGTTCCACAGCTGTTGGGAAAAAATTGATGGCAGGAGCTGCTGCGACTGTGAAAAAG GTCTCTCTCGAACTTGGTGGCAATGCTCCTTGCATAATTTTTGATGACGCAGATATTGAAGTTGCCGTAAAAGGAACT CTGGCAGCAAAATTCCGTAACACTGGACAAACATGTATTTGTGCAAATAGAGTTCTTGTACAAGAAG GGATATATGACAAGTTTGCAGATGCCTTTGCCAATGCGGTCAAGAATTTGAAAATGGGGAATGGATTTGAGGAAGGTGTTGTGCTG GGCCCTCTGATAAATGATGCTGCATTACAAAAG GTCGAAACACTGGTGAAAGATGCTGTCTCAAAG GGAGCCAAAATCCTCGCCGGTGGCAACAGACACAGTCTTGGAATGACCTTTTATGAGCCGACAGTTATAGCTGATGTAAAAAATGAGATGCGCATATCCAG TGAGGAAGTATTCGGACCCGTTGCACCTCTTCTGAAATTTAAGACCGAAGAAGAAGCCATCCATGTTGCCAATGACACTGATGCTG GTTTGGCTTCGTATATCTTTACGTCAAATGTTCAACGTTCTTGGCGTGTTGCTGAAGCTCTTGAATATGGAATTGTCGGAGTTAATGAAGGACTAGTCTCAACTGAG GTGACTCCACATGGAGGTATGAAACAATCAGGTCTTGGCCGTGAAGGATCAAAGTATGGGATGGAGGAATATCTTGAG ATAAAATATGTCTGCTTGGGCAACTTGATTTGA
- the LOC140880619 gene encoding metal tolerance protein 10-like, protein MESMGVIGESRRELLGAEEVVGEPSSWRLNINEFRLPDRGTDQRHSFCLPRLIRNIRKEKKIAEYYKKQAKLLEGFNEMENFHESGCLPGTLAEDEMEQLARRERMAINVSNIANLFLFVAKVYASAESKSLAVIASTLDSFLDLLSGLILWFTAYAMKNPNQYRYPIGKKRMQPVGIIVFASVMATLGLQIILESVRQLFAKSGPDMNHKKEMWMIGIMVSVTLVKFVLMMYCRRFKNEIVGAYAKDHFFDVITNSVGLVTAVLAVRFYWWIDSTGAIIIALYTITTWSKTVFENVRSLIGRTAPPDFLAKLTYLIWNHDKEIQQIDTVRAYTFGSHYFVEVDIVLPEDMFLSQAHNIGETLQEKLEKLPDVERAFVHIDFEFTHRPEHKSKA, encoded by the exons atGGAGAGCATGGGCGTCATCGGCGAGAGCCGTAGGGAGTTGCTCGGCGCGGAGGAGGTCGTCGGAGAGCCGTCGTCTTGGAGGTTGAACATCAACGAATTCCGGTTGCCCGATCGCGGAACCGACCAGCGTCACTCTTTCTGTCTCCCGCGCCTCATCCGCAACATAA gaaaggaaaaaaaaattgctgAATATTATAAAAAGCAGGCAAAACTCCTTGAAGGATTTAATGAAATGGAAAACTTTCATGAATCTGGCTGTTTACCGGGTACTCTGGCAGAG GATGAAATGGAGCAACTAGCCAGGAGAGAAAGGATGGCGATTAATGTGTCAAACATAGCCAATCTGTTCCTTTTTGTTGCAAAAGTTTATGCTTCAGCTGAAAGCAAATCTTTGGCTGTAATTGCGTCAACCCTGGATTCTTTTCTAGACCTATTGTCTGGGCTGATCCTGTGGTTTACTGCCTATGCCATGAAAAATCCAAACCAGTACCGCTACCCAATTGGAAAGAAACGCATGCAGCCAGTC GGGATTATTGTTTTTGCATCTGTTATGGCAACTTTGGGATTGCAAATAATTCTAGAGTCTGTAAGGCAACTCTTTGCTAAG TCTGGTCCAGATATGAACCATAAGAAGGAGATGTGGATGATCGGAATCATGGTTTCTGTCACCTTGGTGAAGTTTGTGTTAATGATGTATTGCCGACGATTCAAGAATGAAATTGTTGGAGCCTATGCTAAAGATCATTTCTTCGATGTCATTACTAATTCAGTTGGACTGGTAACTGCTGTATTAGCGGTTCGATTCTACTGGTGGATTGATTCTACGGGAGCTATAATT ATAGCATTATACACAATCACGACCTGGTCAAAGACAGTTTTTGAAAACGTGCGATCGTTGATCGGACGAACAGCTCCTCCAGATTTTCTTGCGAAATTAACATATCTCATATGGAACCATGACAAGGAGATCCAGCAGATTGATACAGTGAGAGCCTATACATTTGGCTCACATTACTTCGTGGAGGTTGACATTGTCTTGCCGGAAGATATGTTTTTGAGCCAAGCTCATAATATCGGTGAAACGTTACAAGAAAAGCTCGAGAAACTTCCGGACGTTGAAAGAGCTTTCGTTCACATAGACTTCGAGTTCACACACAGACCAGAACACAAAAGCAAAGCATGA
- the LOC140880341 gene encoding ABC transporter D family member 2, chloroplastic produces MVVTSTEMIGLESTVYLPPHKFHIRRALSTSTTASQIKYRKLCRFSLVPNRSFLGATRRKKSDSSLFPAFVSDLSSASPESDQENTGRKAPNVQILLKRFWEVAAPYWFSDDKVAARWRLAGVFALTLGTTGISVGFNFLGRDFYNALANKDQEQFTKQLTYYLAAFATGIPVFVLRDYAKDTLSLRWRSWMTSYYMDRYLKNRTFYKIQSQSIIDNPDQRIVDDLSSFTATALAFSLTLFNASVDLISFSNILYGIYPPLFLVLLGYSLGGTAISIVLGKGLVNLNFLQEKKEADFRYGLVRIRENAESIAFYGGEQNEMQLLMQRFRSAFENLSQLLISSRNLEFFTNGYRYLIQILPAAVVAPMYFSGKIEFGVINQSVSAFNHILGDFSLIVYQFQALSAFSAVIERLGEFDDLLNNKDTRSDADNLEEICRELCIVSDCSTSNGSVPLDNSSKLMSISHLTLMTPSGAILIRDLSLDVYERNHLLVTGPSGSGKTSLLRAVAGLWSFGKGTVTSYERNEGDSLSQFSSNRSSLEVSSVEETKDHENRRKNERSRGVFFLPQKPYMVLGTLRQQLLYPTWCEDSVSMSDNDKPTGSLPFLAMAQDMDPRPQKPTDDDIIQVLHDVRLGYILSRFDLDSMYEWSSVLSLGEQQRLAFGRLLLSKPNLVLLDESTSALDEANETHIYQLIEAAGITYISIGHRKTLYEYHEQVLRISPVEPTNVDPNWHFEPINETSTFNLSKQ; encoded by the exons ATGGTCGTGACATCTACCGAAATGATAGGACTGGAATCCACGGTGTACCTTCCACCACATAAATTCCACATTCGTCGAGCTTTGTCAACAAGTACTACAGCCAGTCAAATCAAGTATCGCAAATTGTGTCGGTTCAGCTTGGTTCCTAATCGTTCATTTCTTGGTGCTACTCGGAGGAAAAAATCGGATTCCTCTTTGTTTCCAGCTTTTGTTAGTGATTTGTCCTCTGCTTCGCCGGAATCTGATCAG GAGAATACAGGGAGGAAGGCCCCAAATGTTCAAATCCTGCTGAAGAGGTTTTGGGAAGTGGCTGCTCCTTATTGGTTTTCCGATGATAAGGTCGCTGCTCGGTGGCGGCTTGCGGGTGTTTTTGCACTTACTCTGGGGACAACGGGTATCAGTGTTGGTTTCAATTTTCTTGGCCGTGACTTCTATAATGCCCTCGCCA ACAAGGACCAAGAACAGTTTACTAAGCAACTGACGTATTACTTGGCTGCTTTTGCTACTGGCATTCCG gTTTTTGTTTTGAGGGATTATGCAAAAGATACTCTTTCTTTGAGATGGAGATCTTGGATGACAAGCTATTACATGGATCGATATTTGAAGAATAGAACTTTTTACAAAATACAATCTCAGTCAATAATTGATAACCCCGATCAGCGAATTGTTGATGATTTAAGTTCTTTCACAGCAACAGCTCTCGCATTTTCCTTGACACTCTTCAATGCTTCCGTGGACTTGATATCTTTCAGTAATATCTTGTATGGGATCTATCCACCACTTTTTCTCGTTCTTCTGGGTTACTCACTTGGTGGAACAGCTATCAGTATCGTCCTTGGAAAG GGACTGGTGAATCTGAACTTTTTGCAAGAGAAAAAAGAAGCAGATTTTCGTTATGGACTAGTGCGCATTAGAGAAAATGCTGAATCCATTGCATTTTATGGTGGCGAACAAAACGAGATGCAACTTCTAATGCAGCGTTTCAGAAGCGCATTCGAAAATCTCAGT CAACTATTGATCTCTTCCCGAAATCTGGAGTTCTTCACCAATGGCTACAGATACTTGATCCAGATTCTTCCTGCAGCAGTAGTTGCACCCATGTATTTTTCTGGAAAAATTGAATTTGGAGTCATTAATCAGTCTGTATCTGCATTTAATCacattcttggagatttttccCTCATCGTGTACCAATTTCAAGCTCTCAGTGCCTTTTCTGCTGTCATTGAGCGACTAG GTGAATTCGACGATCTTTTAAACAACAAAGACACTAGAAGTGATGCTGACAACTTGGAAGAAATCTGTCGTGAATTATGCATTGTTTCCGACTGTAGCACTTCCAATGGATCTGTGCCCCTTGATAACAGTTCAAAGTTAATGAGTATCAGTCATTTGACTCTAATGACTCCAAGCGGAGCAATTCTTATCAGGGATTTGTCTTTGGACGTCTATGAGAGGAACCACTTGCTG GTGACTGGACCAAGTGGAAGTGGTAAAACTTCATTGCTAAGAGCTGTAGCTGGTCTCTGGAGCTTTGGAAAGGGAACTGTCACATCTTATGAGAGAAATGAGGGAGATTCTTTATCACAATTTTCTTCAAACCGGTCTTCTCTTGAAGTAAGTTCCGTGGAAGAGACCAAGGACCATGAAAACAGACGAAAAAATGAACGTTCAAGAGGTGTATTTTTCCTTCCTCAGAAACCATATATGGTTTTGGGAACGCTTCGTCAACAATTGCTTTATCCTACTTGGTGTGAAGATTCAGTTTCCATGTCAGACAATGATAAACCAACTG GTTCACTACCTTTCCTAGCGATGGCACAAGACATGGATCCAAGGCCTCAGAAGCCTACTGATGATGATATAATTCAAGTCCTACATGACGTTCGGCTTGGCTATATATTGTCCCGATTTGATCTAGATTCCATGTATGAATGGTCTAGTGTTCTTTCTCTCGGTGAGCAACAACGTCTAGCATTTGGACGTTTGTTGCTTTCAAAACCAAACTTAGTTCTCTTGGATGAATCTACTAGTGCTTTAGACGAAGCCAACGAG ACACATATATATCAGTTGATCGAAGCTGCAGGGATCACATACATAAGCATCGGTCACAGAAAAACACTTTACGAATACCATGAGCAAGTCTTGCGTATATCCCCAGTGGAACCGACAAATGTAGATCCCAACTGGCACTTTGAGCCCATCAATGAAACTTCCACGTTCAATCTCTCGAAGCAGTAA
- the LOC140882998 gene encoding uncharacterized protein: MRSSIRKIPHPLIGRATTSASIPAAFSTSGGGRGRGGPTPFVFTVDGSAQTESDTPKDESPSSLGHGRGKPLHSPPILPSFPSFVNNDAGPAPKDESPSSLGHGRGKPLHSPPILPSFPSFVNNDAGPAAIGRGRGGGFIPPRTIPPQESKPPQQRPPPNPNVKRPYLFVEDDNAHRDSIDSESPVRHEKILPSEIINVLSGAGRGKLTKPEAADALKPKSENRHVRPQQPIKPKSSAGEQLTQDKVKKAMGILSKRDGESMRVSDGIGGGRGRLGPRGGRGRGRGRGQGGFGRGRGLEKREDKYADSDDDEAEGLYLGDPADGEKLAEKLGPEVMNQLAEGFEEMSSRVLPSPEDDAYIDALHTNLLIECEPEYLMEEFGTNPDIDEKPPIPLRDALEKMKPFLMAYEGIQSQEEWEEVMEETMKTVPLIKEIVDHYSGPDRVTAKQQQEELERVAKTLPASAPASVKRFTERAVLSLQSNPGWGFDKKCQFMDKLIMEVSRQHK; this comes from the exons ATGAGAAGCAGCATTAGGAAAATCCCCCATCCGTTGATCGGCCGCGCCACCACCTCTGCCTCCATTCCCGCCGCATTTTCTACCTCCGGAGGGGGCCGGGGCCGTGGCGGACCCACCCCCTTCGTTTTCACTGTCGACGGCTCTGCCCAGACTGAATCGGACACTCCCAAAGACGAATCGCCATCTTCATTGGGCCATGGTAGAGGTAAACCTCTTCATTCCCCTCCTATTCTACCTTCATTCCCTTCCTTCGTCAACAACGATGCTGGTCCTGCTCCCAAAGACGAATCGCCATCTTCATTGGGCCATGGTAGAGGTAAACCTCTTCATTCCCCTCCTATTCTACCTTCATTCCCTTCCTTCGTCAACAACGATGCTGGTCCTGCTGCCATTGGCAGGGGCCGAGGCGGTGGTTTTATTCCCCCCAGAACCATCCCACCACAAGAATCTAAGCCACCCCAACAACGGCCGCCACCGAATCCCAATGTCAAAAGGCCCTATCTATTCGTTGAGGATGATAATGCACACCGCGATTCAATTGATTCTGAATCTCCTGTGAGGCACGAGAAGATCCTGCCTTCCGAAATTATCAATGTCTTATCCGGAGCAGGTCGTGGGAAGCTCACAAAACCTGAAGCAGCAGATGCCTTGAAGCCCAAGAGTGAAAATCGGCATGTCCGACCCCAGCAGCCAATAAAACCAAAGAGCTCAGCTGGTGAGCAATTGACTCAGGACAAAGTGAAAAAGGCAATGGGAATTTTGTCAAAGAGAGATGGTGAGAGCATGAGAGTTAGTGATGGCATTGGAGGTGGTAGAGGTCGACTAGGCCCACGAGGAGGCAGgggaagaggaagaggaagaggacAAGGAGGATTCGGGAGAGGCAGAGGCCTAGAAAAACGAGAAGATAAATATGCGGATTCTGACGACGATGAGGCGGAGGGGCTTTATCTTGGTGATCCTGCCGATGGAGAGAAGTTGGCTGAGAAGCTTGGGCCGGAGGTTATGAATCAATTAGCCGAAGGGTTCGAGGAAATGTCGAGTAGGGTGCTGCCTTCCCCTGAAGATGATGCTTATATAGATGCACTTCACACTAACTTACTG ATTGAATGTGAACCAGAGTACTTGATGGAAGAGTTTGGTACCAACCCAGATATTGATGAGAAGCCTCCCATCCCTCTGCGTGATGCACTTGAGAAGATGAAACCTTTCCTTATGGCATATGAAGGGATTCAAAGTCAAGAAGAGTGGGAG GAAGTGATGGAGGAAACTATGAAGACTGTGCCCCTTATAAAAGAGATTGTAGACCATTATAGTGGACCTGATAGAGTAACTGCCAAGCAACAGCAAGAAGAGCTAGAAAGAGTGGCCAAAACTCTCCCAGCAAGCGCACCTGCATCTGTAAAACGCTTTACTGAGCGTGCTGTTCTTTCATTACAG AGCAATCCAGGCTGGGGGTTCGACAAAAAATGTCAGTTCATGGATAAGCTAATAATGGAAGTTTCGCGACAACACAAGTAA